TTCACTCAGAAAAAGGATCCTCTCTAAGTCAAATGAATAGAAGGATTATGTGTTAAATGTTCGCTCGGATTGTGGGTTTCTCCAATAGATGGTGGGAGGGAGAAAGATCCCAATCATCCCATAAACGAAGAATATAGTGTTGTTAAGTGTGTTCTTTTGGCGCAATGCACCAATTATTCACTGAAAAAGAGGATCCTCACAAAGTCAACTTGATGAAATATTATGTCTATATAAATACTGTATATGAGTTGACAAAAAAATAAAACAAAACAATGGGTATATGTACAAGTCTCACATCTCTGAAATGTATGTTTGTTTGGGATTTGTGGGTTTCTCCAATAGATGGTGGGGGAAGAAGATCCCATAAATGCAGAAAATAGTGGAAATACCACCCATAGAGCTTCTAGATTATTGACTTTTAGAACATTCCATTAAACAAGAAACATTTCATAGTTGTCTTTTTAGTTTCTGAAAGATGTTGATGCTTGATGATCCCATTATAACATATATTTTTAAGATAATGTAGATTTCTCACGGCTTTGCCTGCAAGTGTAAATAGTTCTGTCTTAATTTTTTTTTTTGTTTCTGAAGACCCCCAAATTTTGTGTTACAATATTTGACTAGGATAAGACCTGCGCATGTATATATAAAATATTTTGTGTTGTTATTATATAATTTTTTTCCGACGGATCGGATCAATTTTTATTAAAAATAATGGAACAAAACTATAATTAATACATAATGGATTGATCGGATTGGACATTAAATAAATTATGACATAAAAACCTTATTTTTTCTATCGAACACATTCTTTTAAAAAATGAATAGTATTGTTTTCACAGTTGAATTATTTTGATTTTTATCTTCCATATGGTTTTAAAAACTTTCAAATCAACCATCGAATTGATACATATCATTTTAATGTTTTTAGTCGTATACTTAAGGAAAACTTACATTTTTGTAATTTAAAGTCNNNNNNNNNNNNNNNNNNNNNNNNNNNNNNNNNNNNNNNNNNNNNNNNNNNNNNNNNNNNNNNNNNNNNNNNNNNNNNNNNNNNNNNNNNNNNNNNNNNNNNNNNNNNNNNNNNNNNNNNNNNNNNNNNNNNNNNNNNNNNNNNNNNNNNNNNNNNNNNNNNNNNNNNNNNNNNNNNNNNNNNNNNNNNNNNNNNNNNNNNNNNNNNNNNNNNNNNNNNNNNNNNNNNNNNNNNNNNNNNNNNNNNNNNNNNNNNNNNNNNNNNNNNNNNNNNNNNNNNNNNNNNNNNNNNNNNNNNNNNNNNNNNNNNNNNNNNNNNNNNNNNNNNNNNNNNNNNNNNNNNNNNNNNNNNNNNNNNNNNNNNNNNNNNNNNNNNNNNNNNNNNNNNNNNNNNNNNNNNNNNNNNNNNNNNNNATATTTTAGGTTAATATAATGTTCTCTAATGGACATTAAACAAATTATGACATAAAAACCTTATTTTTTTCATCGAACACATTCTTGAAAAAAATGAACAGTATTGTTTCCACGTTAAATTATTTTGACTTTTATCTTCCATATGGTTTTGAAAGCTTTCAAATCAACCATCGAATTGATACATGTCATTTTAATGTTTTTAGTCGTATATTTAAGGAAAACTTACATTTTTGTAATTTAAAGTCGTTTTAAAAAAATTCAAAATATAACATATAAGAAAATTCTAACATATAAGAAAAATATAACATATAAGGTGTCCTTTTTTTTGTATTTTAAAGTCGTTTAAAAAAATATATATATAACATATAAGGTTTCCTCATTTTTGTAATTTAAAGTCATTTTAAGAAATTCAAAATATAACATATAAGAAAAAATCTAATTTTTTATTATATGGTTAATGTGATTGTTTAATTTTTTTTAATAATATAAATTTAAACAAAAATGAAGAAAGATGCAAAAATTGTTATCAAATCTTTATTATTCATAATCATTAATTTCCATATATATGTAAATCATATTAGGTAATTTTGTAGCTTTTATTTAAGGAAAAAATACACACTTCCTATATTTTAAGTTAATATAATGTTCTCTAGCGTTATATAATTATGGAATAATGTGACACCATTAGATTAAACTATACTTTATATTAGATGCTCTAGAATTTTTTGAAATGAAATTTATAAGGCATTTAGAGTGTCACCTAGGATTTGAGGTTTTTTTAATTAATACAAAATTAAGGTTCTAATTTTTCAAATGCTTTTCAATTAATATATAGGGGATTATTAATAAATATATAGTATGTTGAGTACGTCGATCAAATGAGATAGTGGTTATTTTGCTAATGTTTATTGTTTGTCAACTACATGTTTTCCCAACGAAAGATATATAATTATATTATTAAGTCTCGTGATCACTCTCAGTTTAACCAAAAACTGGACCATTGTATATCATATAAAGTTAATAATTACATACAGAAGACATTTCTCATATTTTTAGGCAGGCAACTAGCAATGAGAAGCGAGGAAGTGAATATAATTCACCAAATTTCAGTAAGTCGATGATTGATTTGATGTCCATTCTCTTGCAATAATGTGCATTTATGTAAGAACACGTATTGCTTAGGCATATAATATGTCACATTTGTTTTGATTAGCTCGAATAGATAAATATGAACTGAAAGTGAATACTCCACCTTTACTTAAGAAAGGTAACCCCGTGACAATTTTATAGATATTTTTTCTTGTCTCAAATTAGATGACGTTTTCAATTTTTAATATAAAATTTGTTAACAATTTATATTGTATAACTAATAATATTATATAGTCTATTTTATTATTGGTCAAATTGTGGTTATGTTAATAATAAATGATTATTTTGAAAAAATGTAAAATTAAATATTTTCCTAAACCGTCATTTGTTAGAAACAAAGAGAGTACAATCCCTTATATATTAATTTTGGAGCATTACAACATATTTCATCGCTATGTATCATCGCTATGATGATTCTTACAATCTTCAGAAAAATAAATTATTCCATATAAATATATATTATACTTTTTATTAAACTAACTATCAAATTGATTCGTACTATACAACAAAATATTTTCAATTCTTTCTTTAAATAAAAACTACGAAATTACCTAATATGATTAACATATATATGACAATTAATGATTATGATTAATACACATTTTGATAACACTTCTTGTATCCTCTTTTTTTCTAATTTTATACTATTAAAAAAATAAAAAATCACATTAAGCATATAATAAAAAATATATTTTCTTATATATTATATTTTGAATTTTGTAAAACGACTATAAATTGCTAAAAATGATAAAAGTTCCACACTGAAAATTTTGTGATCAATAGTTAATTTTTCTTTGTTCAAGCAAAATATAAATGATCATAAATTGTATGAATTTGAAGTCTCATTATTAGATATTCATATTATATATATATATATATTAATATCATTTAAATTAAATTATATACTATATAAAATATATAATTAATGTTAATTCAAAATTTTCAGTGGAGAATTATTGAGATCTTAGTATTTTAATTTTGAAATTTGCATTGAAAAATCTCACATTAAAATTTTAGTGATTAACGGTTTAAATTTTTGTTACAACAAATATACAAATGTTAATAAAATCATATGAGAAAAAAGTCTCAATAATAAATATTTATATTAAACTTTTACACAAAGGGCAAGATCAGAGTCCAAAAAAAAATCTATAAAAATCAAAACTATTAAAAAAAAATATTAAGAAAATCCCTCAGATCTCATAGCTATTAAATCTGATCATTTATGCACGGCTGGATTATGCTGTTGTAGTGAGAGAAAGCAGTGCATCCAGAGTTTCTGATAGAGAAGAATTGGGAGTATGTGAAGCTGACAGAGCTGTTGGCGACGGAGACGACGGGACCTTGACGTTTGTGACAGAGATTTTGGGATCTCCTAGTCGGAAAACGGTGTGGTAAACGTAATCATGGTCGTGATCAGAGACGATAAAGGGTTCCTACAGAGAAAACAAATAATTCCTACGGAGAATACAAAAAGATTGAGAAAGATAAATGATGGTTCTGACAGAGAAAACAAATAAATTGAGAGGAGAGATATGAGAGATGATTCTGACGGAGAAAACAAAGAGATTGAGAGAGATAATAGGGGCAAAACAGACATTAAAAACATATAAACCATAAAAGCAATTTGTACTGGACTGCAATCATGGCCGGTCCTAAGAGTTTGAGCGTCCTAAACCATTTAGTAAAGATTTTAAAAGTTTGAAAGGGTAAAATTGTGTTTTTACAAATTTAGGGGTCTATTTACTTATAAAAGTTTTCAAAAAATTTAGGGCCCGAGGGGGAATGTTGACCCTAACCGCAATTACTCTAAAAAAAATCTGATTATTTTTAAAACACACACATACAGCCATTCTGATGATGGCCAAATCATTTATAGCTGATTTACATCGAAAGTGACAACCTCTTCGCAAGTACTCTGATGGCGTAAGCATGAGTCATTCAAATTGATTTATCTTTTGAATAGGTCCTCACAATATTTTTTTTCCTAAAATGACAGATAGACATAACTAGGTTCCTATACCCATTTTTTATGCCGTCAATGTTACGTATGTGTCTATGTATACAAAGGTACCACGTGACATATCCCTAAGTTACACGTTGCCAGCAGCAGAAAGTCTAGAGCATCTTCTATGTTCATGAACTTTTGAACTGGTCTTGGAGGTTATTAATCCATATCTTTAAAACACCTAAATTTGGGGATTATCTGAAAGTTTCAGTTCGGATTGGCTAAAGTCTAAAGTAAACATATATTTTATAAGAATATTTTTAAAAAGTTTATCTACATAGTCTTATTCATCAGCCTTAAAGTCTATTGCTTTTCACTCTATTAGCTAACTTATAACTCCTAAAACTTTTTACAATTGTACAATTGTAATCAAGACTGAACTGATGAATACAAAGATATCAAAAGGTCTGAACGGAATCTTTTTTTTTTTTTGTCAACTTTTTATTACTGGGCCACATCAGCCTCACCGCAGGAGGCGCGGGTTGAACCCGAGATGCCTGGGAGATTGACGTGGTACGTAGACCACCTGTCCTAGAAGCTCCCGGCATCTGAACGGAATCTAGATTATGTAAATTTGTAATCAAGACTGAACTACAAAGATATCCAAAGTCTGAAAAGAATCTTTTTTTTTTGACAATAAAAGAATCTGATTTTTTACTTTATAAATTCTCATGCATTTTTTTTTTTTGGAAATTTGCCAAAACGGAACAAAAAAATAGCGTTGTTGTCCCTTTGGTATAATACCATCCTTAAGTTGTCTCTTTAGTATAATTTTTTTCATAATCCCAAAATTAACTCTTGATTAATCAAATTAAACACATTAAACACAATTTAAAAGCTTAAATGAATTTTTAAAGTTTAATAAAAAGGAAAAACCGTTTTAGTTTAAATTTTTATTTATTTTTATTAAAAAGTTTAATAAAACTAAAAGTTTACAAACGTATTAAACTTTTTATAAAAATCAAACTTTGTAAAACGTCTTTTATAAAGTTTATTTAATTTTTTTTACTAAAAAATTTCTTTTAAATTTTATTTTATTTTATAAAGTATACAAAGCTTATTTTTATTAAAGTTCTATTAAAAACGTTTTACAAAGTTTAATTTTTATTTAAAACGTTTTACAAATTTTTATTTTTATTTTTTTTACAAACGTTTTAAAAATGTTAAAATTAAAAAGTTTAATTTTTTTATTAAAAAAGTTTAATAAAAAGTTTAATAAAAAAATCTTTTTTTGGACATCATAGATTGATGAAGAAGAAATGGTAGTTTTGTTTTTTTTAGTTTTTCACAAGCCAAATCGATCAAACACGTTTTTAGGAAGTTAGAATATTTTTAGAAGATTTTTAGAATATTTACATAACTGAAATTTCATTAATTTTTGCAAAAAATCAGGTTTCCGTATCCGTAGAAGACGCCTTCTAAAAGTTTAGAAGAATGATAAAATTTCTGAATGCACTTTCTAAGTCAGGTTGATGTTAGAGTAGATTGTAGATTTCGCTTTCACGAAACATTAGAATATTTAAAAAAAGTAGAATCCGTATTAAGAAGGAAAGTGACTATCTTTACGATTAGTAGAATTCATTTTTCACTTATTTAGAATTTTAATAAAAAGTAGAATGGGCGTTCTAAAAACAGTAGATGAACATGTTTATTCTAGAATTCGTTTTCTACTAACCCATTTTTCGTAGAAAAGACAATTTACTTTTAGTAGAACGTATTTTAAAAACTCTATTTATCAAGTTTTTGAACCAAAAAAAATTACCAGTTTGTGTATATGAGTGTTTTATTAATTGTTTATATTTTTAATAATTTTTTTGATTCACAAAACTATTTATTTCATTAATTTTCAGAAATAGTAAGAGTAAAAAGAAGATAAAATGGACAAAGTTGATTTTATACCAAAGAGGCAACAATAATATTTTTTATTCTCTTTTGGCAATTTTCCCTTTTTTTTTTGCTAACAATTATCATGCATTTTCATTTATCGTTTTTATGGAAACCCAAATTTGGAAAAAGTGTAAAACTGAACAAAGTAGTAATATCCAATATTAATTTTATTTGATTATAATCACAAACTACAAAAGAAAAATAAATCAAAAGCCAAATTGGAAACTAGATTTAGATACAAGAGTTTTCTGAAAAAAGTTGAATACACAAAACGTTTATCAGAATCATAAGCTTCAAATCTTGTGTCATAATGGCGTCAGCATGACAAAATGCAATCAACGTTCTGGTTCCAAACAATGCGGCGGTGCAAGCTTTTTAAAACCCAATAGGACCCACAAACCTCTCAAAGCCGTCATGATCCTCTCTCTATAAATAGCTACACACAATCACAAAACCAAAACACACAAACAAGATTCATTTTACTAAAAACACGTCCTTTTACTTTAGTACATGAGAGCTGCGATAAACAAAGCAAATACGCTTCGAGGTTTGGTTACATTCGGGTTGATCAGAAACATCACATCCATGTCTTCTTCTTCTTCCCAAAGTTTCGTGTCAAGATCTGTAATCAAGAAAGTCTTCGCCAAGCTTCAGAGAGAAGGCGATGGAGCCGTCGTTAGACGTGGCATTTCCAGGTTCTCTAATCTTTCTACTTCAGGAAATATCAATGATTATCAAAGTCTTATATCTTCTGAGGTTTCTGTTGTTGTATAAACTCAGGAGTGAGCAGATGCTGTTGGATCCTTTCTTGATGCTAGATGAATTCTCCGGTATGTTCTTGGAAGCAGCCATTTTATTTATTTATTTAGTTTATACATTAAATAATGTGAGCCATTTATTAATAACTCTTTGATTACTCTTGGGGCAGTTTCACCTCCAGCTGGATTCCCAGATCATCCTCACAGAGGTCAGAATCACCTATACATATGTACACATTTACATTAATATATTAGAAAATGGTTTTATGTTAATATATATCTAACATTTTTGGGTGAAAATTTATGTTGATCACTGATCAGGTTTTGAAACTGTTACATACGTACTAGAGGTAAACGAAACATCATCATCCTCTTTTTGTAATTTTCTATAAAATAAACATTTTTATTCTCTTTAAGTATCTTCTTCTAATATTTTTTTCTTTTTTCGTGGTAGGGAGGGATTACTCATCAAGATTTCAAAGGCCATAAGGGTACAATATATGCCGGTGATGTTCAGGTAAAAGAAAAACAGAATTAACTGTTTATTGTTTGATAATTCAACAATTTAAAAACCCCTAGAAACCTTTTAAATGGTTTATTTTACTTTTATTTTGTAGTGGATGACTGCAGGAAGAGGAATCATTCACTCTGAAATGCCTGAAGAAGAAGTTAACAAAGGTTTACAGCTTTGGATCAATCTTTCCTCCTCCGAGAAAATGTAACACAAACATACACACTTACAAATTTGACGTTCTTTAGAGTTTCTAAACCGTATAATTGACTTTTAAACTTTTAACTCCGACAGGATAGAGCCAAATTATCAAGAACTGTCGAGTTCAGACATACCAAAGGCAGAACAAAACGGTGTCGAAGTCAAAGTCATAGCAGGAGAATCAATGGGTATTCAATCTCCTGTTTACACAAGAACACCAACAATGTTCCTCGACTTCATTCTCCATCCAGGAGCTCAGTTCCACCAGAACGTTCCGGAATCTTGGAACGCGTTTGCTTACGTTCTAGAAAGCGGAGAAGGCGGAGCTGTTTTCGGCTCATCAAACTCCTCTCCTGTTTCAGCGCACAACGTTGTGGTGTTTGGACAAGGAAATGACGGTGTTAGCGAGTGGAACAAGTCATCTTCCAAGAAGTTGCGGTTTGTATTAATTGCTGGAGAACCGATAGGTGAACCGGTGGTTCAGTACGGTCCGTTTGTGATGAATACACAAGCTGAGATTGATATGACGATTGAAGATTATCACTACAGTAAGAATGGCTTTGAAATGGCAAAGTATTGGAAGTCACAATGAGACAGAGACAAATAATGATCATTGTTTTTATCATTTTCGTACTTGTGTTTATCTTATGTGTGATTTGAACTGAAATAATAATAATAACAAACAAACATAAACATGTTTATTTTGCTAAATATGTGGGTGTGAACCCATAAGATCCGAGGCTGGCTTTGTTAAACATGTTCAACCTAGTCATCATTATTAAGGTTTCTACAATCTATGTTTAAATTAACTGTTCATACTATGATAACATTGACATATGAAGAAAGTATAACACATTTTCTTCCACTCTTAGAATGTGAAATAGAGACATAGGAGAAACAATTGTGAAATACCAAACGCGTATTAACATGATTGTTACTTTAATCATCTTATATTCAAATCCTAATCATGCCCTTGGCCCCTGCGGATATGAGATTGCTCCATAATCTTTCCGATTACTTGTTTAAGAACTACGATTTTTAGTTCTGTAAATTTGAATGTGAAGACCACAACATACTATATATTTGCTACAGTGTTAAATTCGAGTTTGTCACGAGTTACTAACATCCTCCTCCCAATTAGGCATAAACATTTGAAGCATGGACAATTTGCAGACTACCAAACTAAAAATCAATACGAAAATGTCAAAATTGATTTTAACACTCACAAAGTTTACAAGAGTTACGTGTAGAAATGAGAACATAACTTATACACAGACCAAACTGGAATTTTCTTACACTTCTTTTGTATCTCTATAACAAAGAAACTCAAAACACTTTTCTCTCTTTTGCTTTTAACTTCAATTGATAACCAAAAGAATGTCTTTGATCTTTCTATAAGTTATAACCCTCAGGACACAACATAAACAGGTTACAGAGAGACGTTAACTCGAACAGCAACTAAACGTCTTTGTCCCTTCGTTCTCGTTCTTGACCAAACTAACCCGATTCACAGTTAGTTCCTCTTTGTAAGAATCAGAGTTAAGCTGCTTCCTACTAATGTTACTATAGATCTCACGAATAACCATCTCAAAAGCTGTCTTCACATTGGTCGAGTCAAGCGCTGATGTCTCCATGAAAAAAAAACCATGAGACTCCGCAAGGCCTTTACCTTCCTCAACACTCACTGCTCTAATGCTCTCGAGATCGCACTTGTTCCCAATAAGCATCTTCGCTACTGTTCTATCAGAGTGAGCTGCATCAAGATTCATCCATCATTATCAAGATCTTATATCTAAGAGCATCGTCATCATCATGCATATGATCTAAGAGACAGAGAGATGAGAACATACTGTTGAGTTCATCGAGCCAGCGACCAACGTTCTCGAACGTGGAGCTGCGAGTGATGTCGTAGACGACGAGTGCTCCGACAGCGCCACGGTAATAAGCGGAAGTGACGGCGCGGAAACGTTCTTGACCGGCGGTATCCCAAATCTGAGCTTTGACCTCCTTGCCGTCGATGACCATGCTCTGAGTCTGAAACTCGACGCCTATGGTGGCTTTTGAGTTGGGGTTGAACTCGTTGCGAGCGTAGCGGGTGAGGAGATTGGACTTGCCGACGGCGGAGTCTCCGATGATGACGATCTTGAAGAGGTACTCTTCACCTCTCTCGTCGTCCGACATGTCTTCTGCTCTGTACTGATTTGTTCAAGAAGTAGAGAGAGAGAGAGAGACCACTTTGATCAAGAAGTAGAAAGAGAGAAAGTGTGTATGTGTTTTGCCTTTATTAGGCTGTTTATGAGGCTCAATAAATGTCAGTTACTTTACGCATGAAAGTAGATTTTAGCTAAAATCACGCATCGTGAATTGTGAACAACTATGAACTAAACCTGATTTATCTGTTATATATGCCATTTTAATGTCTACACTTAGGCCTGGATGTCTCCAGTCAAATCAATTCGGATTCAACCGGGATTTCGAATTTTCGCAGATATGAAATAGCTTCATTTTTTGAATTCCGGTTGGTTCGGTAAAACCAAAAATCCAAAATGCCATGGAATAAAACTCATTCGGTATTCATATTAGATTCAATTCGGTTTGGATTTATTTTCGTCCACCTCTAACTACACTA
The DNA window shown above is from Brassica oleracea var. oleracea cultivar TO1000 chromosome C3, BOL, whole genome shotgun sequence and carries:
- the LOC106332173 gene encoding pirin-like protein At2g43120, with amino-acid sequence MRAAINKANTLRGLVTFGLIRNITSMSSSSSQSFVSRSVIKKVFAKLQREGDGAVVRRGISRSEQMLLDPFLMLDEFSVSPPAGFPDHPHRGFETVTYVLEGGITHQDFKGHKGTIYAGDVQWMTAGRGIIHSEMPEEEVNKGLQLWINLSSSEKMIEPNYQELSSSDIPKAEQNGVEVKVIAGESMGIQSPVYTRTPTMFLDFILHPGAQFHQNVPESWNAFAYVLESGEGGAVFGSSNSSPVSAHNVVVFGQGNDGVSEWNKSSSKKLRFVLIAGEPIGEPVVQYGPFVMNTQAEIDMTIEDYHYSKNGFEMAKYWKSQ
- the LOC106332274 gene encoding ras-related protein RABA5c, whose product is MSDDERGEEYLFKIVIIGDSAVGKSNLLTRYARNEFNPNSKATIGVEFQTQSMVIDGKEVKAQIWDTAGQERFRAVTSAYYRGAVGALVVYDITRSSTFENVGRWLDELNTHSDRTVAKMLIGNKCDLESIRAVSVEEGKGLAESHGFFFMETSALDSTNVKTAFEMVIREIYSNISRKQLNSDSYKEELTVNRVSLVKNENEGTKTFSCCSS